The window GCCGATGGCGATCTCGCCCATCGACTCGGCAAGGGGCTTGCCCATCTCGACGGTCAAGAGCTCGGCCAGGTCTTTCTGGTGGTCCATCAGCGCATCATGCAGCTTCCAGAGCAAGTTGCAGCGCTCCATCAGAGACATGTCGCGGAAGGCCGGGAAGGCCGCCGCTGCCGCGTCGATGGCGCGCGAGGTCTCGGCGCGACCGCCCTTCGGAACCGTCCCGATCACCGACCCATCCACCGGGTTCGTCACGTCGATGGTCTCGCCCCCGTCCGCGCCGACCCAGTCGCCGCCGATCAGGTTCGCCTGCTTCATCCAGTCCTGGAACGCCATCGTCCTCACCTCCTCGAAAATCGAAATTCCGTTATCTGCTCATAGGTCTCGCCGGGGCGCAGAACCGCGCTCGGGAAGCCCGCCTGGTTGGGCGCGTCGGGCCAGACCTGCGGCTCCAGCGCGACACCGGCATGGGCGCGATAAACGCGCCCCTCCAGCCCCGGCACCTGCGTGTTCAGCTTGGCGCCGTCATAGACCTGCAACCCCGGCTCGGTCGTGGCCACCGCCATCTCCAGCCCGCCCGTGCGCAGCCACGCCACCTCGCGCAACGCCACGCGTTCGTCCGAGAGACAGAGGTTGTGGTCGAGCAGGCCCTCGGCGGGCAGCGCGCGGCCCCGGCGGAAGTCGAAGGCGGTGCCGTCCACCGGCGCGATGCCGGTCGGGATCAGGTCGTCATCCACCGGCACGTAACGATCGGCGGCGACGGTCAGGACGTGGTCCGCGACCGTCGCCGCCCCGTCGAGGTTCCAATAGGTGTGATGCGCCAGGTTGCAGAGCGTCGGTGCGTCGCAGGTCGCGCGGTATTCCACCCGCAGAGCGGCGTCAGGCGCGCAGACGTAGCGCGCCTCGATCCGCATCGCGCCGGGAAACCCCATCTCGCCGTCGGCGAGGTCGATGGCGAAGGTGATCGCGTCATCGCCGTGTTGGGCCACGTCCCAGATCCGCTTTCCGATCCCGGCCGATCCGCCGTGCAGCGTATGGCGCTCCTTGAAGTTGGGATCGGTCCGGTGCGTCGCGCCGTCGAGCTCGAACCGCGCGCCCCCGATCCGGTTCGCCACCCGCCCGGCCGTCGCACCCATGTAGTTCGAGAACTCCGGGTAATGGTCCAGATCGGCCAGCCCCAGCACCAGCGGATGGTCGATCCCGTCGAGCCGGAGATCGTGCAGGACGGCACCCAGATCGGTGAATGTCGCGGTCAGGCCGTGGCCGCGGATCGTGTAGGCGGGGCGGCTCATGCGAGGCCCAGTTCCGCGGCGACGGTGCGCGCCGTCATCTCCGAGACGCGGGTGTTCGCCTCGGCGGTCACGCCGCCGATATGGGGCGTCAGGATCAGGTTCGGCACGCCCGCGAAGTCGTTCTCCGCACCCAGCGGTTCCGTCGCGAAGGTATCGAGCGCCGCTCCCGCGAGATGCCCGGAGCGGAGCGCGTCGCAGACCGCCGCCTCGTCGACGATGCCTCCCCGCGCTGCATTAACCAGCACCGCACCCGGCTTCATCGCCGCCAGCGCGGCGGCGTCGATCATCTCGCGCGTCTCCTCGGTCAGCGGCACGTGCAGCGAGACGACGTCGGCCGCCGCCAGAACCTCCGCGACGCTCGCCTTCCGCGCGCCGTCGAAATCCGTCGCGTATGGGTCGGCGGCCACGACCTCCATCCCGAGCGCCCGGCCGAGCTCGCCCGTCTTCCGCGCGATCTCGCCGTAGCCGAGCAGCCCCAGCACCTTGCCCGCGATCTCGCGCCCCCGCCCCGCGACCCCGCGCGGCCAGTCGCCGGCCTCCATCGCCGGGCGCATCATGTAGGCGCCGCGCAACAGGACCGCCGCCGTCGTCACGACGTATTCCGCGACCGAAAGCGTGTTGGCCCCCGTTGCCGGGTGAACCGAGATCCCCCGCAGGCGGCAGCCGTCGAGATCGATATTGTCGAGGCCGACACCAAGCCGCCCGACACAAGTGAACCCGGCATCCAGAAGCCCCCCCCGCACCTGCGTCCGGTTGCGCACGATCAGGCCCTGCGCCTCGGCCGCCAACCGCGCCAGATCGTCCGGCCGGTCGGACAGATCCGGCTCGTAGGTCACCTCGGCGCGCGCCCGCAGCCAGTCGACCCAGGCCTCGTCCATGAATTCGGTGATCAGGATCATCGGCCGGTCGCCCCTTCACATGCCATCAAGGTTAACACGCGCCCGCCCGGTCCTCTGGCCTGAAATACCTCGGGGGGCCGCCGAAGGCGGCGGGGGCAGCGCCCCCTCCCCGCGCGAGGTCCGCTCACGGGCCCCGCCCCAGAAGCGAGATCGCCTCGCCCGAACGCGCGGATTCCTCGGCCGCCTCGCCCACCAGCACGGACCAGTAGCCGTCCTCCAGCGTCACCTCGGGCACGTTCCCGCCCCGGCGCACCAGCTCCAGGAACCGCTGGTGCTGGTAGAAGGTCGAGCCGTGATGATCGCCCGCGATCAGAAGCTCGGGCGGCGTGTGGATGACCTCGCGCACCTCTTCCTTCAGGGCGCGGACGCTGGTGACGAATTCCGCCTCGCGCGGCGCGCCGTCGGGCGCGAAGCGTGCGGGTCCGGGGATCAGCGCGTCGCAGCGGGCCTTCGGGCCGGTGACCGCGACGAATTCCTGCCAATGCGAGCCTTCCGCGAACATGCACAGATCCAGCATCCCGCGCGTCCCGTTGGCGAAATCGACGATGACATAGGCGTTGTCCACGATATCCGGCACACCTCCCGCATAGCGCTCGTCGCGATGGTTCACGTCGACGCCGCCGCTGGCATAGACGCGCACCGGGTCGGATTTCACGATCAACCGCATCAGGTCCCAGAAATGGCAGCATTTCTCGACCAGCGTGCCGCCGGTCCGCGCGTTGAAGCGGTTCCAGTCGTCGACCTTTGGAAGGAACGGGAAGCGATGCTCGCGGATCGAGACCATGCGCGGGTCGCCCACCGCGCCCTGTTCGATCGCCTGCAACAGCCTCTGGATCGGCGGCATGTAGCGGTATTCCATCGCCACCCAGATCGGCGCGCGGCGGCCCTTGGCCATGTTGAGAAGGTCGCGACAGGCGGCCGTCGTGGTCGCGAGCGGCTTCTCGACGAGGATCGGCTTGTCCGTCGCCATCAACCGCTGCAGCAGCCCGGCATGGAGGTCGTTGGGCGCGGCCACCAGATAGACGTCGCACTCGCCTTCCGCGATCAGGTCGTCGGCCGTCAGGAAGCCCCTGGCGCTTTCGGCGGTGGCCATCGAGAGGCGGCGCATCGCCTCGTCGGGATCGGCCACGGCGGTCACGCGCGCATCGTCCAGAAGGTTGATGTTGCGGATATGCTCCTGCCCCATCATGCCCGCGCCGATCAGGCCGTATCGGATCATCGCGCGGCCTCCCGTGCCGCACCGAGCTCCAGGACCGGGACGCCCAGGCCCGCCGCGACCCCGGCCAGCGTGGCCGCATGGTCGCCGTAGGCCAGCGCCATGTGGTGCTCCAGACCGCTGGCCATCACGTCGCGGCAGACCGCGTCCGCGCCGCGGTCGAAGCGCACCGTTCCGCTTGTGCCCGTGAAGGCCATCGGCGCGTCCGTCACCTCGCCCGTGGCGATCACGACCTGCGGGCGGCCATGGGCCTGGCTCAGCCGGAAGAGCGTCACGCGCCCCGGCTTCAACGCGAATTCCATCAGGAGCGCCTGCTTGCGGTTGGTATGGACCGTGGCACCCCGCGCGCCCGCCGCCATCGATGCGGGCGCCTGCCCGCAATGCCAGACGACGCCGGTCTCGCCGTCCATGTCCACCAGATCGGCAAGGAAGACCGGGGCGTCGGCCACGTCCTGCAGGATGGCCTGGGTCACCGCGCCGTAGACATCCGCCTCGCAGGCGCAGGGGGTGCGCGCCTCGCCCAGCATGGCCACGGGCCCGCAGACCGCGCCGCCGTATTCGGTGAAGGTCTCAGGCCAGCAGCGGATCGCCATGGCGTCGAACCGATGCTCGGCCCGCAGGTCGTCGAGCGCGCCCGCCAGCCGCAGCGACCGGTCGAGCTCGCCCGCGTCCAGTTCCGCCACGCCGTCCAGCGCCTCGGCCTGCGCGACATGTTCGGGCCGGGCGGGCGTGGCGCGCGCGCGATCGAAGAGGTCCGGGAGGGTCAGTTCCGTCACCTCCGCGCCCGTCAGGCCCCGAAGAGCGGCGGCATCGTAGGCGCAGGTGTCGAACCCCTCGGGCCGCTCGCCGATGCGCGCGATCCGCAGGTCGCGCCGGATGGCGCGCGGGGCCGCATCCGTCGCCATGCCAAGGACCGGCGCCACCTCGGGCCCGGTCAGCAGCGCGTCGAGATCGACCGTGTCGCCGTAAGCCCAGGCGAAGCGCCGGTCGTTGAGACCGAGCGCATGGCTCAGGAGGTTGAGGCCGCAGAACGCGTTCAGCCGCAGCCGCCCGCCGACCCGCGGCTCGGGCACGGCCCAGATCGCGACCCGCCCGTCGAACCCCGTCGCGGCCCGCGTGGCGAAGGCCGCATCGGTGAAGGTGACCTGCAGGATCAGGAGCACGTCCGCCCCGGCCACGGCGTCGAGCGCACCTTCGTCCGGCCCCATCAGGAGCGCGCGCGACCCGACCACCTCGTGCCCGCTCGCGTCGAGCGCGGCCAGCATCGCGGCCAGCTTCTCCTCGGCGAAGGCGACGTCGAAGGTCGGTCGCGCCAGAGGAAGGATGCCGATCTTCACGAGATGTCTCCGTAGCTCCGGCGGAAGGTCTCGGTCGGGTCGCAGAACGCGAGGCCCTGGCCGCCATAGACGTCGTGGCGATGCCAGGGCGTCGCCTTCTCGTCGGTCAGAAGGTTCAGCTCGTCCATGTAGGGCACCGAGTCGCGCACCAGCCCCTCGCCCATCGCCTCCCAGTCGGGATAGGATCTGAACGCGTCGAGCCAGATCGCCCGTCCCGCGAGATAGCCCGAGGCGCCGGCCGCGTAGGCATAGTCGAGCACCGTCTTGAAGTCCGGCTTGTCGGCCCCCGCCGACAGCATCACCCAAGGGCGCCCCGCCGCGCGCCCAAGCTCGCTGAAGAGCGCCTGCACCGCGTCGTCGCCCGGCGTGATCCCCTTGGCGGGGACCGGGCTTTCCAGCTTGAAGACATCGACGCCGTAATCAGGGCCGGCGAAGGCCTCGACCGATTTCAGGACGTGATCGGAATGCTTCGTCGCCATCTCGGTGTAGTCGGAGGTCTGCTCGGCATCGCTCTCGATCGGGTGGACCAGCAGCTCGAAGAGGAACGGGATATCGAACCGCGCGCAGGCCTGACCGATGCGCTTGACGAAATCATGCTGCGCCTGCGCGATCTCCTCGGAGATGTCGGGCCGATACCACGCCAGCACCTTCACCGCGTCGCCGCCCATCCGCTTGATCTTGCCCACCGACCAATCGTCGATCTCGGCGGACCGGCGGCCCTGGCCGGTCTCGACAAAGAGGCTGTCCTCCAGCGTCACGATCAGGCCCTTCCTGGGGTCGAACACCTCCCAGCCATGCGGGATCGCGAAATGCGGGTCGAGCAGCATCGCCGTCGACGAGG is drawn from uncultured Jannaschia sp. and contains these coding sequences:
- a CDS encoding aldose epimerase family protein, with the translated sequence MSRPAYTIRGHGLTATFTDLGAVLHDLRLDGIDHPLVLGLADLDHYPEFSNYMGATAGRVANRIGGARFELDGATHRTDPNFKERHTLHGGSAGIGKRIWDVAQHGDDAITFAIDLADGEMGFPGAMRIEARYVCAPDAALRVEYRATCDAPTLCNLAHHTYWNLDGAATVADHVLTVAADRYVPVDDDLIPTGIAPVDGTAFDFRRGRALPAEGLLDHNLCLSDERVALREVAWLRTGGLEMAVATTEPGLQVYDGAKLNTQVPGLEGRVYRAHAGVALEPQVWPDAPNQAGFPSAVLRPGETYEQITEFRFSRR
- a CDS encoding hydroxyacid dehydrogenase, translated to MILITEFMDEAWVDWLRARAEVTYEPDLSDRPDDLARLAAEAQGLIVRNRTQVRGGLLDAGFTCVGRLGVGLDNIDLDGCRLRGISVHPATGANTLSVAEYVVTTAAVLLRGAYMMRPAMEAGDWPRGVAGRGREIAGKVLGLLGYGEIARKTGELGRALGMEVVAADPYATDFDGARKASVAEVLAAADVVSLHVPLTEETREMIDAAALAAMKPGAVLVNAARGGIVDEAAVCDALRSGHLAGAALDTFATEPLGAENDFAGVPNLILTPHIGGVTAEANTRVSEMTARTVAAELGLA
- a CDS encoding Gfo/Idh/MocA family oxidoreductase, with the translated sequence MIRYGLIGAGMMGQEHIRNINLLDDARVTAVADPDEAMRRLSMATAESARGFLTADDLIAEGECDVYLVAAPNDLHAGLLQRLMATDKPILVEKPLATTTAACRDLLNMAKGRRAPIWVAMEYRYMPPIQRLLQAIEQGAVGDPRMVSIREHRFPFLPKVDDWNRFNARTGGTLVEKCCHFWDLMRLIVKSDPVRVYASGGVDVNHRDERYAGGVPDIVDNAYVIVDFANGTRGMLDLCMFAEGSHWQEFVAVTGPKARCDALIPGPARFAPDGAPREAEFVTSVRALKEEVREVIHTPPELLIAGDHHGSTFYQHQRFLELVRRGGNVPEVTLEDGYWSVLVGEAAEESARSGEAISLLGRGP
- a CDS encoding tagatose 1,6-diphosphate aldolase codes for the protein MTITLTPGKQLGFRRMSDAAGLFKMTAVDQRPPIKGPIAEHHGGEAPWEDVARVKTMLLEALQPSSTAMLLDPHFAIPHGWEVFDPRKGLIVTLEDSLFVETGQGRRSAEIDDWSVGKIKRMGGDAVKVLAWYRPDISEEIAQAQHDFVKRIGQACARFDIPFLFELLVHPIESDAEQTSDYTEMATKHSDHVLKSVEAFAGPDYGVDVFKLESPVPAKGITPGDDAVQALFSELGRAAGRPWVMLSAGADKPDFKTVLDYAYAAGASGYLAGRAIWLDAFRSYPDWEAMGEGLVRDSVPYMDELNLLTDEKATPWHRHDVYGGQGLAFCDPTETFRRSYGDIS